CAATCGAGGAGCATGGAGAGTTTCATGTGAGTGCCCTGTCTGTTGTTGTAATGACTCGTACTGTAATGACTCGTGCGGTAATGACTCGTGTCGTAATGGCGACAACGACGGCTTTCCCTTGGCAGAGGTTGGGCCATCGCCATCTATTCGAGTATCGAAGGAGCACACGCTCTAATAAAAGGACAACAGTGTGCTGTTTTTTAGAACTCGGTCTTCAACCGTGATCAACGCCTGTTATCAAGTTGTCATTCCGGCGTCACGCTGCCTGCCCAGACTGGACATCACGGCGGTGATGCCGGCCTTCCCGTCATTCACCGATCAGCCAGCGCCCCCTGAAGGAGTGTTCGATGCGCGTCGATCCCCAAACCAGCCCGACATCGCTGTCGCGTGCCAGCGAAACCTTCACCAGAGCACTCAACCAGGCCAGTCAGGTGACGGGAGGCGACAGCTCCGAAAGCTCGCCGACACCGGGCAATGATGATTACGAGGATCTGCTCAATTCGCTGGCATCGCACCTGGCTGAGGGAATCAACACGGACAAGCGCACCGTAACGCCGTTGAAAGGTGACGCCGCGACTCAATTTCAAAGTCTGGTCGCGGCAGAACTCCAGGCGCAGCGCGAACGCGGGGAAACACCAGATCTCGAGACCGCCGTCGAAGATGCCAGAACGGCGCTTTTCGACCGCATTGGCAATGCCTTGAGCAACAGCGGCCGCGACGCCGATGATGGGTTGGACGTGTTCGAAGGTTACTGGAATCGGCATGGTGGTAGCGACGCCGCAGTGAATGCGGCTTACCACGCCTATGATGACTTCCTTGCCGATACCACGCTGATCGACAACCCCAGCTACGAAGATAATCTCAATGCTCTGGCGTCGGCTCTGGCCGGCGGTACTCTGACTGATTCGCGCAATATCCTGCACCTGGATTCCTCCGAGACCCTGTCCCAGCTCTACCGGAATCTGATCGAGAACAAGCTCGACGAGGGCCTCGATGTCGAGCAGGCACGGGAGCAGGTCAATGAGGACCTGCGCAACCGTCTCGATGGCGCCGCTGGTGACGACGTCGTTGATATCTTCGACGGCTACTGGAGTCGGCATGGCGGTGAGGAAGATGCCATGGACCTCGCAGACGAAACCTGGTTGGCCAACCGCGACGACAGCGATATCGCCTATGACAATACGCTGAACTCGCTGGTCGACGATATGGCCAACGGCATCGATATCGACAACAGAACCGTGACGCCACTAACTGGAGAGGCTGGTGAGAAATTCAGCCAACTGGTCGAATATGAGCTCAATCAGCAACGTGAGCGTGGCGAGCAACCGGATCTTCAATCGGCCATTGATGACGCAGAGGAAGCCCTCTTCGGCCGCCTCGGCAACGGGCTTGCCAATGTCGGCAAGGAGAGTGACGCCGGGATCGATGTCTTCGAGGGTTACTGGAATCGCCACGGTGGTGAAGAGGCGGCCGTGAATGCCGGCTACAATGCCTACAATGATTTCCTTGCCGACACCACTCTGCTCAACAATCCCAGCTACGAAGACAACCTCAACGCCCTGGCATCGGCAATGGCCGGCAGCACTCTCACCGAGTCGCGCAACATCCTGCATCTCGATTCATCCGATACACTGTCTCAGCTTTATCAGAACCTGATCAATATCAAGAAGAACGAAGGCCTCTCTCCGAGCGAGGCCGTCACTCAGGTCAATGATGACTTGCGCTCACGGCTCGGTAATGCCGCTGGCGAAGATGGCGACGCGGTGGTGGATATCTTCGATGGCTACTGGACACGACACGGTGGTGAGGACGATGCACAACGCCTTACCGACCACTCTGACCTCGATACCGTACGCCGCGAGCACGACCTGCCGCCAGCCAGCGAGTTGGACATCCAGTCCATGGAAACGTCAGAAGTCGACCCCGACAACGACTCACGCAACCTCACCGTGAGTGAGCTGACGTGGCAGACCCTGATCGATGATTGGAAAAAAGGGATCGAAGACGGCAGCATCTCCCATGATGACCAGCGAGCCCAGTTCTACCGTGCGTTACGTGCCCAGGGTGCGCTGGATAACGGTCTAGACATGACCGTACTGGATATCTCCAAGGGACAGAACCTGGCACACGCCACCGGTGATGACCTCTCCGCGATCATCGATGGCAATACACTCGATGAGCGCCTTGGCGAGCTGTTTGTTTCCGATTCCGTACAGAAGGACTATCAGGAGGCGCAGGCCAGCGCCATCGACAAGGTCGCCAACAAGGACGAGATCGCGGCCAGTCTCGAGGATATGGCGTTCAGCGAAGAGTACGTCAGCTATATCAAGGAGCTGCGCGCGAGTGGTCAGAGCGAGCTGGCCGAAGCCGACATTTCCCGCACCTACAGCTCACTTGCCGCACTGTTCCCGGCCACCGAGGATTCCGATAAGGCAGCGGAATTCGCTCAGGGGCTGCAACTTGATGCTTCAATCATCGATCTGGATCACCTGATCGAGAACCCTGACCAGATCAACGATGCCAATACCGCCACGGCAACCCAGGACGTGGTCAAGATGGTACTCACAGCGCTCAAGCGCGCCGGCGTCGATATACCACGACGCACTGTCGAGACCATCGACAAGTTCGTCAACGAATACCTCAATGATAAACAGACAGCGAAGAACTTCGGCAAGGCGTTACAGCAACTGGGTGACACCTTCCAGAAGAACGGCGAAATCACTCGTACCGATATCGACAACCTGCTGAAGAAAGACGTCTACAAGGCACTCAACGAGAAAACCAACGGCGGCATGCTGTCGTTGATCAGCACGCTCAACAGCAACGGCGCACTAGGCTCGACCGGCGGCTTGATCTCGCTGGCCTCGGGTATCTATCAGCTGGCTGGCAAGGGCGGTACGCTCGCCGATACTCCGGAAGAACGCGTGGCCATTGCCAAGGAAATGATCGCCTTCCTCGGCGCCAGCCAGCATTTCGTCTCCCTGGGCAGCAATATTGCCGACACGGTCAAGGGTACCAGGGTCAACGCGATGCTGGGACTGGACAAGTCGCTCCCGGAAATCTGGGGTGACGACAAGTCTTCTGGCACCCCATTCACCGAAGAGAAAGGACTCCAATTCGTTCAGAACCTCGAACAGATCATCGATGACGCCCCGGTTGGAGATCGCGAAAGGCTAAGCCAGAAGCTGGGGCTGAGCGAGGAAGATACCCGGAAGATCGTTGAAGGCATTGAAAATGGCTACGCCGATCGCCCTGGCCTTCCCAAAGCGACCACCACGACCCGCACCATCAGTTCCTTCCTGCGTATTCTCGATGCCGGAGCCAATATCACCACGGGTGTCATGGACACGGTACTGGGCGGATTGATGATCAAACGTGGCGCCGACAGCGGTGACGGCGCCACCATCGCTCAGGGCTCGATAACCGTGGCAGCGGGTGCTTTCGGGCTGGCCGGCGGCGGCTCGGCAATGGCGGCACTACGCGGCATCAGCTTCGCCCGCGCAGCCACCGGCCCACTGTTCTGGGTCAGCGCAGGCCTGACGCTGGCAACACTGCCCTTCACCATCGTTCAAGACATCAAGTACAACAATGCCCTGGATGCCCACCGCGACGATCTCAATGACCTGTTCGCGTCGCTCGACGAGGACGGTCTGCTGCAGGAGGACGGGCTCGAAAGATACACCTTCCTCGATGCCTACATGTACAGCTACGGTCAGCGCGATGCCCCCGAGGACAAGAGCATCTTCGATTATCGTGACAAGGAATATGAGTTCTACACTCAGGAAGGACATCTGCCTGACCCGATATGGGACGGTGCCGAAAACGAGCACGAGGATTACGCCGGCGACGGCAGCAACCTCGATACGCAGATGGACAAGGGATCAACGGTTGGCGCCTGACGAACTGTCGTCAGACAGACCCGCCATGCCTCCGGAGGCCGGAGGCATGGGTGCTCGCCTCAGCGTTCTAGAATGCCTCCCACTCTTCGGTTTCGCCCTGCGCTACCGACCTGGAAGGTGTAACCTCAGCCCTGGAAGAAGATGCGCTTTTGTCGTGCGAACTGGTGAGCTGGGGGATACGCTCTGGCCCTGAGCCCTTGAGCCGGAAGGCGCCAATGGCATGGTTCAGTTGCTCGGCCTGGTGCCGGAGACGTGTGGCAGCCGCTGCCGAAGCCTGCACGCGTGACGAATTCTGCTGTGTCACATGATCCATTTCGGCGACGGCCTGATTGATCTGGCCGATACCATTGCTCTGCTCGTCGGAAGCGGCGGTGATTTCACCCATGATATCGTTGACTCGAGCGGTGGCCGACATGACCTCCGTGATCGAGGCTTCCGCCTGCCTCACCAGCTCAGCACCACCGGCTATGCGCTGATTGGAGCCGTTGATCAGTCCGCGAATCTCACCGGCCGCCTCTCCAGAGTGACTGGCAAGCTTACGCACTTCGCTGGCGACCACAGCAAAGCCCCGCCCCTGCTCTCCTGCCCTCGCCGCCTCGACCGAGGCATTGAGTGCGAGGATATTGGTCTGGAAGGCAATCGAGTCGATGACATCGATGATCTCCGACATCTTTTTCGCGCCGTCAGTAATCTCGCCCATGGTCGTGACCAGCTCATTCATCAACTCGCCGGTAGACTGGGTGCGCTCGGCGTTCTCGGCAACCAACTGACCAGCTTGCCGAGCGTTGTCACTGTTATGGGCCACGGTAGTCGTCATTTCCTCCATGCTCGAGGCTGTCTGCTGCAGCGATGCAGCCTGCTGTTCAGTACGTGAGGCGAGATCCTCATTACCGTTGGCGATTTCACGCACCGCCGGTGTGACGACGCCAACGCCATGGCTGACATCACGGATGATACCGCCAAGACTCAAGCGCATGACCCTCAGTGCCTGCAATACCTGACCAAGCTCGTCGCGACGCGGCTCGGGCTCGCGTGCTGCAAGGTTGCCCGAGGCAATCTGCAGGCTGAAGGTCTCGGCCTCACGTAGCGGCCGCAACATGGCACGCAAGGTCAGCGCTCCAGCCAGGCAAAGAATCAGCAAACCTGCGACCAATACACCACACAGGATAATCCGCATCTGTTGCTCAGCCCCCATGCTGGCGGCGACCAGACTATTGGCAGCGGATTGCTTCTCGGCAATCAGCTGACTGATCTGCGAGGACAGCTCTCTCCCCTCTTCGACCAGCGCATTGATATGGTCTGGCAGGCTGATCAATGTCTCGTAGCCATCCTCACTGTCGAGAGCCTTGATCGTGTCCGCTAGGGTGGAGTTGATGTACGTGTTCAGTCCGGCACCGAAATGGCTGGCCAACTCCCCCTGGTTCGACGCTCGCTGACGATAGCTCTGCCACCCTTCTCTCAGTCCATTGGCGGCATGACTGAGTACTTCAGAATGTTGCTCCCGGTCCTGCAGGATCTCCATGCGCTCCTTGACCAGCAGAGCTCGATAGCTCTCGGTGATCAGTTGATCCATGCCCTGCAGCCGAGCGACATCCTGCAGGCCGTCATGGTGTATCGACACCAGCAATTCACCGGACTTGTGCTGCCCATAGAGGCCAATGGCACTGGTTATCAGCAGCAACAGGCCGGCCAGCGCGATGATGCTTATCAATCGCGCACGCAGGCTGGTCAGATTGATACGCTGCACCAGCCCCGTGATGCCACGGCGATGCAGCGCACCATGCTTCAGCCGATATCGGGGACGGCGCTTGCTGCTGTTGAATTCGGCATAGGCATGCTCGGCCTTGTTGATGGCCTGAGGACTCGCTTTGGTACGTATTGACGCAAAGCCAACAAGCTCGCCTTCCTCAAACAATGGAGAGACGCTGGCGGATACCCAGTAGTAATCGCCATTCTTGCGGCGGTTCTTGACCAGACCTTTCCAGCTTCTACCCGCCTTGAGGGTACTCCAGAAATCCTTGAAGGCAGCCTCGGGCATCGATGGATGCCGGACCAGGTTATGCGGCGAACCAATCAGTTCTTCACGCTCGAAGCCGCTGACATGGATGAATTCTGCATTGGCGTAGGTGATTCGCCCCTTCAGATCGGTGCGTGAGATCAGAAAATCATCATCACCGAGGACGTATTCGTTCTGCGTTACGGGTTGGTTATTGCGCATGACGCCTGCCTGCCCTGTGTTATTTTGCCGAGACCTGCTTTGCAGATAGCGGCTTTCTGATACCGGCTCTCTGATACCCAACTGCTCTTATCGGCACAGACGGCAGAACATTTAGAGCACGCGCATAAAAGGTATTGCCCAGCGGCGTGAAGGCCCACGAGGCTGACAGTGCGCAAGGCCTGCCATCAGCTCTGCCCCTGCCGCAAGGCCCTCTACTGCTTTTGTCGGCATTCTAGGCACTCCGCTCGCAGGAAAAAGTCAGCCACGAACGCTCATCATGCGCCATGAATATTGTGACGAGATGCTTTAGCACCACTATCTCCAGGACAACCTGACGCCCCGTACTTTTCACAACTTTCTGTAAAAAAAGACTTATATCCAATTTCTCGGGAGGGATACCTCTGCCTTGAGGATTCACCTGCCTCAGGATTCTTCATACCTGATAGGTATGAAAGTGAATACAAACGATATTGGTGAGTCTCTCCGGGAAGGACAAGAATCTCTGAATTCATGGACCTGAACTCATGGAAGGGCCGCAGCATCTTCCTGCACTCATCACATCCCCTGCACATCACGCTCTGCCATCACACAACGACAATAATTCACGGAGTACATATGAAACATATCGAGAAAGGCGTAGGACTCCGGTCCGCGCCCCGTGATTTCATCAGAGACCTCAACGCCGACAATTTCAGTGCTGGCCTCGTCGCCGGTATTTTCGGCCTCAGCGCCGGTATCATTCATATCAGTGCCGGCACAGCCGCAGGACTTCCCAAGGAGTTCACCCTGATGTGGGTGATCAGTTATCTGATGATCAACGGCATGTTCGGGTTGTTGCTGCCAGCCTGGTACCGGCTACCGCTGCCGATGGCCAATTCCATTCCCGGTGCGCTGCTGTTTGCCTCCATCATTCCCATTGTCGGGTTGAATGAAGCACTGGGCGCGACGTTGATCGCCGGCGCCATCTCATTGATCATCGGCCTCGCCGGGATGATGAGTCTGGTCATGAAGCTGATACCCATGCCTATCGTCATGGGCATGGTCGCGGGCATCCTGCTCAAGTTCGGCACCAACATGGTGATGCCGTTGCAGAATGCCATGCTGCCAGCGGTGGTGATGATCCTGGCGTTCTTCCTCGCCACGCGCTTTCTGCGTCGCGTTCCGCCGCTGGTGGTCGCTCTGCTGGTGGGTGTCGGCTATATGGC
This Halomonas huangheensis DNA region includes the following protein-coding sequences:
- a CDS encoding PAS domain-containing methyl-accepting chemotaxis protein, whose product is MRNNQPVTQNEYVLGDDDFLISRTDLKGRITYANAEFIHVSGFEREELIGSPHNLVRHPSMPEAAFKDFWSTLKAGRSWKGLVKNRRKNGDYYWVSASVSPLFEEGELVGFASIRTKASPQAINKAEHAYAEFNSSKRRPRYRLKHGALHRRGITGLVQRINLTSLRARLISIIALAGLLLLITSAIGLYGQHKSGELLVSIHHDGLQDVARLQGMDQLITESYRALLVKERMEILQDREQHSEVLSHAANGLREGWQSYRQRASNQGELASHFGAGLNTYINSTLADTIKALDSEDGYETLISLPDHINALVEEGRELSSQISQLIAEKQSAANSLVAASMGAEQQMRIILCGVLVAGLLILCLAGALTLRAMLRPLREAETFSLQIASGNLAAREPEPRRDELGQVLQALRVMRLSLGGIIRDVSHGVGVVTPAVREIANGNEDLASRTEQQAASLQQTASSMEEMTTTVAHNSDNARQAGQLVAENAERTQSTGELMNELVTTMGEITDGAKKMSEIIDVIDSIAFQTNILALNASVEAARAGEQGRGFAVVASEVRKLASHSGEAAGEIRGLINGSNQRIAGGAELVRQAEASITEVMSATARVNDIMGEITAASDEQSNGIGQINQAVAEMDHVTQQNSSRVQASAAAATRLRHQAEQLNHAIGAFRLKGSGPERIPQLTSSHDKSASSSRAEVTPSRSVAQGETEEWEAF